The DNA segment GTTGGCGGGAATGAAAATCGTCGGACACGTATCCGGCGGAGCACCTCGAACAACCGTACGGAATCGCGGCCGGGTAGCTTCCTTTATCGCCATCGTTCTCGAGCCTCGAACCGAGCGTATCGAACCGCAAACATAACTTTCGATGTCCTCGCGCTAACAGCTGGAAGAAAGTGGCTTTCAAGGCGCTGACAGCGTGGGACACATTTCGTGCGGGGTATCGAACGTGGCTTTCCGTTATTACGAGAAACCTGTGAACCGCCTCAACATTTTCCTTATTGTACGTTATCGTTGAAATTCGTTGCGAAACTTTTCACATCGTTCACGTGAAAATAATCCTTCGCTATTTTACGTGTACGATCGTTGCTGAAAGCAGCGCAAACGCTGCTCGATTTCTTTAGTACCGTGAAAGAAAGGTATACAAAATCTTTGCGGGAGCCGCTGGTTTCGAGAGACAGTAAAAATCCAGGGGCATCCTATCGTTTTGTCGCGCGGTCTAAATAAACAAACGTTCGCATCTGGACGCCGTTTACGGGCACTGATACACGTTTCGCTGGCTGAAAATTTCATCCTCTCCGTAGCCgaggttccttttttttttttttttatctaccGAGTCAACCGTGGTCGCATCCAGAAGAAGCGGGAATACATAAAAAGCCGTATCTCGGGCAGTGCCGAGTAACATTCGCTATCTCCGTGTTATCGAGGAGAGTGCACGTTAGAAAGATAAACCCTGCGGCCGGAGTTTACCTTAGAAATGGGCAACACGGCCTGTGTGCTGTCCTTCTGTATCTCGAGGCGGACCTGGAGCTTCCGCCTCTCGGCgtgatgatgatggtgatgtTGCATCTGTCGCTGTTGCAATCTCTGCTGCAGCTGATCCATCCCATTTAGCTGAGAGCCGTTGTCGAAAGCGTAACGCACGCTCCAAACGATTCGACCGCCGTCCCAATTCCCGCCCAGCCCGTCCTCGCTCGCCTCCAGGAGCATCGTCAGGATTTCCTCCGCCGACCTGGAAATTACGAACACGCGTCCCCGCTGGCTGATCACGATCGTTACTCCAGGGTTAATTATAGCGGCGAGATTCGTCGCGTGGCGCCTACGATCGGCAAACGAGCCCCCATTCCACCGCTGAACGTTTCCCGTGTCTCGAGTCGAACTTCGAGCACAGAGGAGCTATTTAGAGGGCCGCTTCCATCGACGATTAAAATCGTAACGGATGAATTCTTTCCGCGGACGTTCTTCGAACATTCCTCCTCGATCAACGATCCTATTCGCCTACTTTCGTAATCGCCACGACACGCGAAATTCCTTCGAAACGAAGCCAAGGACCCGACCCGAAATGCAAAAATTTCCAGCGAACGAAAGAAACGTCCAAGATTTAACTACCGAAACAGGCTCAGGCTGAACAAGTGGTACGTGGCGGAATGCATGGCGAAGTTAAACCGTAATCGTAGCCGGTGTTCGTCGAGCACCGCGAGGCTAACGAGGATTTCTGTCGACCGTCCAGTTCGAGACGAACAACTTCGCCGTGTCGAGGGTGTTGTGTAGTTTACAAGTCGTACGTGTTACGTAAACCAGGGGGGGTGGGAAGAACGGTCGCACGTTACAAAATCGTGGCCGTACCCCGGCCCGAGTCGAACACGTATTAACGACCGCTCGCCGTTCGTGTCTGACCGTGAAACAGAAGGGATCACCGGTGGAAACGGACGGTTATTACCGGTCGAGAGGATTTACGAGTCGGAATAACCGTGTTCCACGCCGGTTAGCAAATTGGAGCGCGGCGAGGCCTGTTGTCAGGCCCTCGTCTAGACGCGCCGCGGCGTTCAAGGGTTACGAAACCGCGGTGGAAATCGGTCTCCGTGGTATCTGGCGACACGTAAAAATCTGACAATTTCGAAAACAACGAACAGGAAAATAATTCCGCGCACGTGCCTCTGTTTACGCTACGATTTTCCTCCTCGAGCTTTTTATTGCGCTTTCGTCCGATGAAAAGTAAACAGTGAACGACGGTTCGCGGATAAAATCGCGAGATCGGTAGAAACGCGCGAGGGGAGGCGCGGCGAACGAAATAAAACAGGAAAATTGTTAGACGATCGTTGCTTAATTTATCGACTCTCTTTTTTTCCTTCAGCGGGAATTGAAATTGGAATTACCCACTGTCGCGATAACGGAGAAGCGAAGATGGTTCACGGAAGAAGAATCGGCGATGGAAGCACGGGAGGGGGGTGAGAGAGGCTTAATTCCAGGCAACGATAGCAAGGTCTTTAGGAGCAACGTTTTATCGAGAGCATAGGTCTTGGCGTGGCGCGTTTAGCGCTTCCACGATCGATGATCCGAGACCACGACGGTAAACTGTTGATCTCGTGGAAACCGCGAATACGTAGCAACGGTTTCAGGGGCGCGGCGGAGGAAGGGAGAATCAAATCGGAGCATCGCAGGGTTAGCAGTGATAACGATGTATAATGCGGCAGTGATACTCAGCTTTTACTTTTTCCGCGGACCACTGCGAAACGAGCACGAGGGCCAAGCGTAACTTTCCATACTTTTCCGACATCGTTACGAGTAAATACGATAGCGGCGATCTTCGTGCCGTAGAATGCTTTTTTTTTTGGATCCCTCGTACCTTCGCGAAGAAGCGTTTCGCATTCTATAGCGATTCGTAACCGTCAATAATCGTTGTTTTTTTATAAATACAGTTACTGCAGCGAGCGAGATATATATTGGGCAACAATTCGTTAACAAACAAACAGAAATAACAATCACGCGTCGAACGATGTCGTATGACCTCGACACGTCGCCGTTATCTGTCCATATTTCTCCTATGGCGTCGTTCAAACGCGTCTCTGCACTCTGTTACCTTTCGAGAATAACCTTTCCGAGCGTTCGGACAAGTTCGTTACCCGAATACGATCGAAAAGTTGTTAACAATCGACAGCTATGAACACAAAAGACATTTATCCGCGTATTATAATAACCGTCGCAAGAGAAACGATATATTTAAACGATTATAGATTTATCCAAGGACACGAGTTAATCCTGGACCTCGGACTACATCATCTTCGATAATCTAATCGCGGCCTGTCTCGCGGTCCATCAACATCCTCGTCGCTATGAGTACCACTGCGTTCTCCGATTCGTGCGTTTTTTTTTCCCCTGATCGATTGCGTCGCTATCGAACGACTGTCCGCTATATAAAACCGCGGGCCAACCGAGCAGAGTAATTCAGCATCGTGAACCGCGCCGGTGTAACAGTAATTGCGAGCACAAGATGCGTACGATCGTATTGACAATAGTCGTCGCGCTGTCCGTCGCGCTGCTCTCGACGGTCCTGATCGAGGCGCAGCCCTTGACCGAGGAGCTTCTGCAGCAGGACGAGCCGCAAGGCAAGGACTCTGCCAGCAAGGAGAAAAGCAGCGAGGAGACGAAGAACCAAGGGAAGACCAAGAGGGAGGCTGCCGTGTACCTGACGCAAGGTGGAGGCCCGTACTCGCCCAATGGCATCAGACTCTTCTCGAGGAAGGAGTATCGCACTCTCCCCAACGGGAACATCGCGGTCGAGAAGTCGTACTACTTTGCGAACGGGACGAAGGTACCGCCAAGTGCGCTGGAGGGCAGGATGATCGTCGATTCGTCCAGCCAGGAATCCAGCAGCGAGGAGGGAGTAATGAGAGTACTGGGCAAGAGGGAAGCAAACCCTCAAGGGCTGATGAAGCAGGCGAACGGTCCTGGAATGTACGGGTATCCAGGGAGGTTCGGCGGTGGAGGCATAATCGTCGATTCGTCCAGCCAGGGTGTGAGCAGCAGCGAGGAGAGGAGGGCGATGTGGGCACGGGGGAAGAGAGAAGCCATGGAACAATCCGAGGAGACGATCCAGATGGAGAAGGCCCTCGCAAGGTTGGAGCGGTCGCCCAAGAAGAAGCACGACAGCAGTAGCAGTCTGTATTCGCAGTTATATGGATATTAATTCGATCGACGAATACCGGACGAAGAGAAACTGTTCTTCGTTGTTCGATCTTCTGTTCGTCACTCGTCCGTTTGTACGTTCCCTGCGAAAAACTGACGGCGCGCGGTGACTCGGAAAGGGCAGTTTCGTGACTAAAATAAAAAAAGTATCTTTAAGTCGATTACCTTAAACgattatgttttataataaagttCGTTCACACGAGAAATCGCATACTCGAGAAAGGTATAATTATTCCACGGAAAGGAAATTTTCCTTTATCTTTGCCGGTAAAAATTCAAACCTAAAAATACCGAGCGTATCGAAAATAAAATTGGATAAAAACATTTGCCCCTCCGTTTAAAGTGTTCTCATTGTGACACACGTTGCGCAGATCTTCGTctttgaagtcgtacttctctAGGAAATAAGAACGTTTTAATCCTTTGCGGACGGTATCATTCGATACGGTAACAAAGTGAAACGTATTTGTTAAGAAATAATCTCGACATTGTTAGATATAAAAtcttttaaataattataataCGCAATAATAATTAAACCGCACGATGCAATgcaataaaacaaataaaatgaaaatatacATAATGAAATACGCATTAAAATACGTAATTAAACGAGACGTTTTAATAAAAAGGACGTTCCTCTTCGTATATTCGATACACGGCTAACGCAACGAGGAAGAAATATTCTATAAGAAGACCAATGATTAATATTTAAAGAGATTAATACCAATAATAGATAAGATTCATGCAACATCTCAATTCCTTCCGAGCTATTATTCCAATAGCTATTTCACGCGTCTGTGTACTAAAATTCATACAGACTTGACGTATCCATTTCTAAACGATTATCTAAACTTAATTATAAACCTCTATTCCGACGCTCCATTACGATTAATTGAATAGTTTTATTTTTGAAAATCTTCAATTTTGTCAACAGATTGTTATTTCTGATTGCAAAGTTGTTCAAATTGAATTGCGGGGCGCCGAAGAATTTCTAATCTGAGACGCGATGGTTGAAAACTTAAATTTTAGCCACGAAATGTCGCTTTCCAGTCTTCGTTCGCTCGCTTCGCTAATTTCGATCGCTTCGCTCGACTGATAATACGAGACTGATTGTAATAGAAGCAAACAGCTGTCGTAGTTCAATTCGCAAGATCCGCCGCAAGGTGGGAAGTTGGTATCGATAGGACGGTATTATTGCCAGGGAATTTGCTCATTATTCACCAATGACGACTAATTTCAGTGACGAATAAGATCGATTTATTGGTTATTCGTACGATCGATTAAATCGAACTTTTGTCCAACACAGGTAGCAGtagcagcagtagcagcagcagcagcagcagcagcagtagcagcagtTCCTccagcgacgacgacgacgacaagaaAAAGTCGAAGAAGAGGAACGgatgcgacgacgacgacagcaACGACACGGACAGCGACGACAGCAACGATTGCAAGAAACGAAAGTCGAAGAAAAAGGACGATTCCGACGACAGCAACGACACGGacagcgacgacgacgacgactgcAAGAAACGCAAGTCGAAGAAAAAGGACGACTCCGACGACAGCAACGACACGGAcagcgacgatgacgacgactgCAAGAAACGGAAGTCGAAGAAGAAGCACGGTCGCGACGACAGCAACGACACGGACAGCAACGACACCGAcagcgacgacgatgacgatgcCTGCAAAAAGCACAAACGATCGAGAAGAAGAGCCAATTGCGACGAAGGCAACGGGAGAAAGTACAAGCGCGATATACCCGATAAACTGAATATATAGGCTAGGGAAACTTTGTTCGAGGAGATGCGTAAACCGTTCCCGGCTACGGTACTTTGTACTTCGACAAGCGACCGAGTCAGCGGTTTCACTAGCGTAGTAGTCAATTTTCATACTTCACTTGGGACACGGGGAAAACGCCGAGGTGAAAGTGGTTCAGAggcgaagaagaagaggaagatgtGCTTGAATACCAGCAGCCTTCGCGTCCGCAAACGTCTTAACGCGTACGCTCTTT comes from the Xylocopa sonorina isolate GNS202 chromosome 1, iyXylSono1_principal, whole genome shotgun sequence genome and includes:
- the LOC143429644 gene encoding uncharacterized protein LOC143429644, with translation MRTIVLTIVVALSVALLSTVLIEAQPLTEELLQQDEPQGKDSASKEKSSEETKNQGKTKREAAVYLTQGGGPYSPNGIRLFSRKEYRTLPNGNIAVEKSYYFANGTKVPPSALEGRMIVDSSSQESSSEEGVMRVLGKREANPQGLMKQANGPGMYGYPGRFGGGGIIVDSSSQGVSSSEERRAMWARGKREAMEQSEETIQMEKALARLERSPKKKHDSSSSSSSSSSSSSSSSSSSSSSSSDDDDDKKKSKKRNGCDDDDSNDTDSDDSNDCKKRKSKKKDDSDDSNDTDSDDDDDCKKRKSKKKDDSDDSNDTDSDDDDDCKKRKSKKKHGRDDSNDTDSNDTDSDDDDDACKKHKRSRRRANCDEGNGRKYKRDIPDKLNI